GGTGGGAGGGGTGTGGAGACGTAGTTGGGTGTCACGCGAGGGGATCTGCACTGTGTCCTGATAGCGCTGGGGAGCCACAGAAGGCTTATGAGCAGGGGAATAGAAAAGTCAcaccgggggcacctgggtggttaagtgtctggctcttgattttggctcagatcgtgatctcagggtcataagatcaaaccccgtgtggggctccatgctcagcggggaggccgcttgagattctctctctccctctgcccctcccccaactctgtctcaaataaataaataaatctttttaaaaagaaaaaccacaccAGCTGCCAACTCAGAGATTAAATCAGTGGAGGTACGAGGTGGGCAGTGAGCCCCCTGACCCACCCAGAAGGCCCTGTAAAGGCCTCCCAGCTCTCCACTTTTGACCTCGGGTCTGAGACTCAAgctcactgtgcctcagtttccctgcctaTAAATCAGACTAGTGCTGACCTCAGAGTTGTGGAGGGGACTAGTGAGGTCGAGGTTGGGAGAATCTgacacagtccctggcacatagcCAGCACGCGGTGTCAGCTGAACCCCttctccgccccctccccccgcagctGCCCTTCTGCAACCCGTTACATCCACTTCCAGAGCCCAGCACTGTCTGTATCTGGGGATGCTGCCCTGGGAGTCATTACCCCTCGCTACCATTTCCCATTCCAGAAGAGAGCTGATGCTTTCACATTTGTTCTGTCACTGGGTATTCCTGATCCTTAAAATGGAACCACTTattgcattgcttttttttttttaatctttaaaagacaaatttacAGCACCCCAAGGACTTGCAATTACAGAAGCAAGTATGGTACTAGTGATGATAATTACAATTATAATGTCAAGCATCGATTTCGCAGTCACCTTGTTGGTACATTGTTCTAAGCCATTTACAAGCATTGGATCGGGGCTTCTCAACATCGGCACTACTCACATTTGAGGTCCAATGCTTCCTTGTTGCCAGGGCTGTCCTGAGCATGGTAGGAGGCTGAGCAACCTCCTTGGCCTTGGCCTCCACCACTGGGTGCCAGCAGCAAACCCCACGTCATGACAACCAGAAAGACTTCTAGACATTCCCAGTGTCCCCTGGGGGGAGCAAATCATCCCCACGTAAAAATCACTGGAGGCATtagcattcccattttatagatgaggaaactggcgCTCGGAGAGGATAAGTAGTTTTTCCAAAGTCACCAGAGCTAGTAAGTTTCGGGACTTGCACCCTGGCCGTCCAATTCTGGATCTTACATTCTGGTGTGTGTGCATTTCTGTGTGTGCGCAcccgtgtatgtgtgtgtgaaagacTATTGAGAACACTTATGctctcttatttcctttattcaaattttccttaatttttgaaTGGGTTGTTCATTCCCACGGTTCAAATctcaaagatacagaaaagacCTTGAGTGAAGTCTCCGTCCTATCCACCCACCCAGTTCCCCtgacccttccctccccaccgTCACACACAGAGAGCCACTGTTTTGGCGTACCCTTCCAGGGTTTCTTTGTATGTTTATAAGAAATGCAAATACGTATTTACTTTTCTCCCGTTTTTACACCAAAGGTAGCATACCATAAGAACTATTCAGCAGCGTGCGTTCGTATCTTAACTACATACTCTGGGAGATCTTTCCCTCTCAGTTCATGCCATTCCGGAGTTCTCCCTCACCCTTTTGTACAGGTGTGTTGTTCCACTGTGTGAGTGGACCACAGTTTATTAAATTGGTTCCCTATGGACGGGCACTTGGGTAGTTCCAGTCTTTAGCCATTATAACAAAGGTGTGGCAAATGACCCTGCCCGTTAGTCATTTTGTATTGATAAAGTATATCTGTGGAACACATTCCCTGATGATTAACTTCAGGGTCAAAGGATATGGAgggccccctgggtggctcagttggttaagcgaatccctttggctcaggtcacgatctcagggtcctaggactgagttCCACATGGGGGGGCGGggtgtctctgctcagcagggagtctatttctctcactgcctgctgctccccctgcttgtgctgtctctctctgtcaaataaatagatacagtctttaaaataataataataatttgtgtttctcttacCATGAGCACACCTGAACATTTTCCCAATGTCAAGAGacctttggattttcttttctatgaattGCCTACCCATATCCTTTGTATATGTTTCTGTTAGGTTGctgatatttttcttgttgatatctCAGAGCTTTTTACATATTAGCCAAATGAGCTCTTGGTCTGTGAGATCTGTTGCGAATCATTTTTCCTGATATGTCATTGTTCTTTTGACTTGGTGGgtggtatttgttttgttttgtttttccacttgGCCGAAGTTCTTTACATTTCCATCTCAAATGTTTCAGTCTTTTATGGCTGGACCTTGTGTCTTTACTGCAATAGCCATCAATCCAATGAGAGGCAGGAGAGTGGGGTGGGTAAGGGCATCGGGTCTGGAGCCAGACCCTGAGGATTCCACTCCAAGCACCAAGCCACGTGGAAATTTAATTAAAGGAAGTGAGAGCAACCGGGGATGGTGGGGCACACTCATTGGTCTACTTCACGGACAGAATTTTGCCTGCCTGGGTATGGATCACAGCCCCACTGTTTATCACCTATGACATCCTGGCCAATGTCCTCAATTCcctgagcttccatttcctcaatCCTCCTGGGGATATAATAGTTGTGTTACTCAGGGTTGAGGCAGGAAAATGGTCCACTCAAAAGGAGTAATGAGGGGGGGTTGATAAAGGGGCTATTTAAGGAGGTGTAGGCAGGGTGTAGGTAAACCCACCTGCGATCGTGCGGCGCCCAGAGGCTAGCCACAGCAGAAAGCTGTTACCTCCTCTGCACTAGAAGCCGTAAGAGGAAGAGCAGACCCCCAGAACACCAAGACAGTGGCATATGGAGAGGGACACCAATCACAGCTTTAATAGAGGGGCTCAGCCCCATGTTgatggagcagggagggagctgtgggACCAACTACCTCAAAGTCACTCCCATTGGCAGAAGCCAACCCCAAGCAAAAGACAAGGGGACCTGACAATGCAGCTCGAAGAAGTCAGCCTTTCAGGAAGAGAGCAGGGCAGAAGAGGTCAGAGAACGGATCTGCAGGAAACCCTGAGTAATGTGTGCTTGGTGGGGTCGATGTAAGGAGTAAGTAAGATAATATATGttcagtgcttagaacagtgtctggcttGTAGGACGTGCTCAGTGaatgttcccttttctttttcataagatttatttattttagagagagagttagcaagcagggggaggggcagaggaagagggagagagaatatcctcaagcagactccccgctgagagtggtgcttgagcccaggaccccgagatcatgacctgagcagaaatcgagAGTCGGACAGCTAACCGAacgagctacccaggcaccccccccccccacacacacacactatttctGTCATTAACACCATTATCAACTCTCGACATGCCACACTCCTTGCCAGCTCGGGAagggctggggcagcagctcACCCTTGGTCCCAtttgctccctctgccctctcctttcccttcccacctcctccaagGCATCCTGATCACATCCTGCGCCTGCTCTGCCTCCTTGGAGCTGCCCGCCCCCCAATCTCCAGACCCCTTGACCGAAGGAGCCAGTGCCCGCCTGCCTTTCCCCGGAAGCCCGAATGGTGTTCTCTCCACTTCCTGGTTCCGAGGACACAAGGCCCGGCAAGAAAGCCTGATCTTCCCCCCTGAGGGCCTCCCAGGGCCCAACCACACCAGCCAGGAGATGCTGGACACTCAAAGCAGTCTGATCATCGGAAGCGGGACAGCTCAAGACACAGTGCTGGAAACCAGCAGAAGACGCAGGAGTGCAACAGAGCAGATACCTGGCCAGGGTGAGTGGGGCCGAGAGGGACTGAGTtctcaggcagagagaagagcatggGAAAGCCTGAAGGGGTAAGAGAGATCCAGAGAGCAGGAGAAATTGCATGCAGAGCCAGGTAGGGGGTGCAGGCCATGAGAGGCTGTTGGCTTTTCAGTGTAGCCTGGGGAGACAGGTAGACCTAGTGGTCTGCAGGGCAGACCATGCGGGGCCTGAGATTTCCACTCAACAAAACACTTACTAACGCTAATTCTTATGTATGCATCAAATCCTTTTTTACTGCCTTCTCTGTCCTGGGTGATGCTGGGCTCGTGGGCAGGGACATGCGAGAACCCAGCCTGGGAGATGGGTAGAGCTCTCCAGAGGAGGGGCCATCCGAGCTGGGACCTGAAGGAGGAACAGGAGTTTGTTCCgtgaagaatgggagaaagtacTCCTGCAGAGAGGCCAGCTGGAGTAAACACCGAAAAGCAGGAAGGACTGGCTCCAACTTACTGAGCCCTCGCTACGTACCAAACACAGGGGATTTCACAACCCTTTCATGAGTTCTTGGTTTGAGCTGAAGTTCTTTTCACTTTATCATATGGCACTGAAACTGGAAATCAGCTCAGTGTGGAGGCTCCTGGTACTCACCACGACATCAGACTTCCAGGCAAATATTCGCTGTGCCTCTCTCTGACCATGAAGCCTGGGCCTAAGAGCCCCTGGACCTCAAGTCTCTAACCTGGGAAGAGAACTATTATAGATGCCCCATCTCTGTAAAGAGGGTTCCCAACAGCCAGTGGAAAAGGTCCCAAGGTTTGGAGGTCCCCCCTTGACTCCTCGCTTTCtctccaatccatcagcaaatcctgtggaCTCTGCTTTTGAACTAATCCAGAATCCAGCCACTCCTCCCAGCTCCTTGGCCTCAGCCCGGGCCAATGGAGGGCTGAGCAACTGGGATATTTATATACCAGCCCATGCCAGTCATCGCATAGTGCCCTGGCTATGCCCATCTCCCAGTTCTCTGGCCTGCTTCCTCCTTGGCCAGAACAGGCTCTGACGGCCAGAGAATGCTCAGGCAACAGGTGTAATGTGGCAGTTGGAAGTGGTGAGggtgaggggctgggctggggactcCAACAGCTCTGCTATAGCCTCGTGTCTGGAGCAGCACTGGGCACCAATCAGGAACTCCAAACATGtttattgatgaatgaatgaatgaatgaatgtccctGTGTTGGACAAAAGAAGTGCTCAGCCTCTTTGAGTGGTCTCCATCCATGCGACCCTGCTCTCTGTTTGCACAGCCAGCTCCAACGCGGTGATGCTGCTGACATTCCCCTATGCCTCTGAGGGCGTTATCCAGAGTGACCTCAACTACTCGGTGATCCTGGAGTGTCTGGCTTCTTCTATCACCCCCAAACCCGTGCTGCACTGGACCCTCAATGGGGAGCCCTACAGGACGGGGTCTATGCTGATCATCCGGAAGTTGTCCTGGGAGCAGCTGGGCACCTACGTATGCACGGCCAAGAACAGCCAGGGACAGTATTCCTCCTATCCTGTGACGCTGTCACTGCCACGTgagtcccccaacccccaccccacacttctGTATCCTTGGTTGCATTGAGCCACCTCCAGAACAGTCCATTCTGAGCCCCTGTCTAGCCAAGATGTCATCCCATCCTTCCATCTGCCTGGCAGAGTGGGGATTcttagcccattttacagaggctGCCGCTGACAGAGTTGAACTCTACCAAAAGCTCAGCTCAGAATCTGGAGGCAGCTGTCTAGGTCCTGGCTCCAACTATTTGCTGGCTGTGTGAACTTGACCTCTCTGGGTTTCAGCACatacctgcaaaaaaaaaaaaaaaaaaaaaaaatgcatgtgatAATGAGTGGTTCTGAGCACAAGCTTTggaatttgaatcctggctccaccacttccttgctgtgtgactttaaaCCACTGCCTTGACTTCTcttggcctcagtgtcctcatctgtaaactgggaaaATAATAGCACCCACCCCAAAGTGTAGCTGTGAGCATTCAATGAGATAAGGAGGTGAACAGCTTAAAATAATAGTGCCCAGTGCTACTGAACACTAGTGAGTGCTGAGAAAGCACGAGCTAGTATCGTGGCTGCAACTACCATTAtccatattattattaattttgtgacTATTTCTGTACGTGGTGGCCTGTGTGGAGCCCCAGGTGGTAGTAGCAGGACCAGCCAGTTGAGATCAGGAAAGTGGTCTGGGAGCTGGTTAAGCCTGGATTCAATTCCGGCCCTTGTGCCTTCCCAGCCAGGTGACTTAGGGTAAGGGACATCCCttctctgaacctctgtttcttcctgtgtATAATGGGGGTGACTGTGTATACCTCTGCAAGGCTGTCATAAGGAGCAGAAATAATACAGGAATGAGGCCAGAAGGACACCTGTTAGGAAGCAGGTGctttaagggcacctggctggctctgtcggtggagcaagtgactcttgatcttggggtcatgaactcaagccccacgttgggtatggagcctactttaaaaaagtagaagaagaaagaaagcaggccCTTTAAATAGCAGCTACCCTCATGAATATGATTTTGTGTGTACTTATGCATGCAGGACAAGAGGCCTGGAGTGAGCTGGAATGGTACAGAGGATCTGGCCAGtagagaagaaggggagggattTAGGCAGCAGGGAACACAGGAGCAAAGGTCCAGAGCATGGAAAGGGCAGGGGTGATGGAAAGCCTGGCGTGGCTGGGTCCTAGAGAGCTGCCATTTCTTCCCAGACAGGGTCCAGCAGGAGCTTCAGGATTTGGTTTGGGGGTGATTCATTGGGAGAAAAAAGTTTAAATCCTGTAGCAGCTGGTGACTCTGATATGTTCATTGAGAATGACTTTCAGGACCCCCTTGATTTATTCATCAACTATTCTGGAAATGTTTATTGGCTACTTACTACATGAGCAGCCCGTGCTGGGCGGTGCTGGGGACATTCTGGAGACAGCCCTGGCCCTGTCCTCAAACAGCAATGTTTGAGTGGGGGACAGGCCAGTGGGGGACAGAACCATCCACAAATCGTAATGACCAGAGTGGGCAAGACTGGGGTCGGGGAGCCAAGGGATGTGGGACCCAAGGAGCCACCTGACTCAGCAAgcaggtcagggagggcttcctggaggaggggacatcTGAGCTGATACTAGGATACATAGGAATTATCCAGGCCAACGGGAGGAAAATGGCATAAATGGCATTCTAGGCCAGGAAGTAGGAAAGAGAGATGAGCTTAGGAAATTGAATAGAGTCCAATGGAAATAAGTTATaaaggtagggagagagagagagctgaggctGGCCAAGTGGCAGGGCCTCAAAGGCCAAAATGAGGGATGCTtcctccccaggtcctgggaagcCACAACAAGGTTCTGAGCAGGGGAGGAACAGGGTCAAGTTTGAGCTTTCCACAGACCCCTCTGGCTTCtagtggtggggaggtgggagggggagagactgGGTCAGGAGAGCCAGGAGGAGGATGGGGTGGAGAccagaggatggggaggagggtgtCGACTGAAGACGCATGCAGGAGGTGAaatggtgggaggtgggggtgtggagggaggaTGGCTCCTCCAGTCTCTCCCCTTCTTGGTCCCCAGAAGACAACGTGGATCCCACAGATGCTGAGCCCATCGAGCCAGACCCCGTTCTCTCCGTGTCAGGAGGAGCTGCCATCAGCCTCCTCTTGGCTGGAAATATAGGGGCCGTAATGCTGATCGGAGGCATAGGCTTTACCATAGTCCACAGCATAAGGTATGTGCTGTCCTTCACCCCGGCAATGGCCTCACGTCCGCTCGGCCCCCACAAGACACAGCTTACTCTGCAGCAAGACAGAAGCCCAACCCGTAGCCTCATCCAAGAAGCTTTAGACTCAGGGAGGAGGATACTGACCCCTGATGCATCCACCCAAAGTGACAGCAGggaacaaagagacagaaaaggattCTGGAGCTCAtctgcctaggttcaaatcccagctctactcCTTACCTGCAGTGAGGCCATGGGCAAGTCAGCCCtgctgtctgtgcctcagtttgcccatctgcAAAATGCCATGCTCGGGGCTGCTGTGAGGGTGAAACAAGCTAGTATTTCTAAAGCAGCTACACCTGTGCCTGGGATGTGGTCAGCGTCACAGTCGTTCCTTCTACACGTATCAGTCCAGTGCACGCTCTGCCGGCCCTGGGGAAACCACGGGAAGAGCAGCAGGAAGTCCTGGACCTCACGAACTTGCATCCTAGTCAGAGACACCAGCAATTCACGTGGTGACCAAGTAAAATATAGATAGTGTGTTGGGTAATGATGAGTGCTAAGCAGCGGAGTAAGGCTAGGGAGTAAGGccagggttggggtggggcaCAGTTTAACTAAGTCAGTGAAGGCCTCCGCAAGAAAGTGACATCTGAGCAAAGACACTGAGCAAAGGAAGGATAGATGTCAGTGGATGTCTGGCGGAAGGACATACCCACCAGGGAAaatagccagtgcaaaggccccgaggtaGGACTTGCCTGGCGTGTTCAAGCAATAGCAAGGAGACCAGAGTGGCTGGAGTGATGTGAGGAATGGGAAGAGAAATAGGGCATGAGATCAGAGAGGGAATGGGGGTTGGGGTGGACAGACAGCATAAGGTCTTGGCCATATAAGGACTTGGCTTTTGTTCGGAGTGACATGAGAACCATGGAGGATTTAGAGCAGAGGAGGGCTGGGATCTGACTTGCATTTCAATCCTAGATGTATTATCTATTACTGCAATACTCTAATATCTTACCatgtattgagtgcctattatgtgcttgccaaacattattctatttaatttccacaagagctctgaaagtggggggggggggcaatggaTAAGAAAGAAGATCTTGTTTTTGTCAAAGAGGAAAGTAAGGCTCAGAGAGAAGTGACTGGCCCAGACCCCACAGCTAGAGAGGGATTCAAACCCTGAACGCTGCCTCACTCCTAGTTCTCGCCCCTGCCCTCCACTGCCTCTTTTCCTGCCATAACAACACAAGCCTTCATAGCTTACATACTACAAGCTGACATGGTTTGCAAAGGCCTTGTGGATCAAGTGGGAAAGGCTGGGGCCAGGTCTCCAGTCCCTTGGTCCCAAGTGGAACCTTCCAGAAGTGAGGCAGGGCCAGGCCACTGCCTGAATCCCCTGCATCGTCCTCAtccctgcagcagctgcagcttCCCAGGCCCTCAGTATGTGCCAAGAGCCTTCAAGTCACAGCTACTCTGAGGGATGGGTACGTTCTTGTCCTCATTTTCCAAGTGAGTGAACCAGAGAAACTCACCTTGTCCAGGGACACGCAGCTGACAAATGGCTGACCCTGAACCAATCCCAGATTCAAATCCACGACCACGTTCTTAGAGGAGAAGGATGCAACATCCAGTCCCTGCCTCCACAAGCAGGCAGAAGGGCTCACTTCCTGTCCTCCCACCATTTCGGCCAAGACAGACAATGATGGGCAGATGCTGACGTCAGCCAGGAGGAACCAGCCTCGAGGAACCAGCGTCTTCCAGTCACCGCAGCCTTGGAGATGAGGTCACAAGGACAGGCGTGGCTGTCTTGCCCCTACCAGTGGGGAGGAGCAGTCCTCGGGGAAGAGGCTTGTGGGCTGAGGGGAAGCCCCACCCATGTCCACCACACCCACCGAGGGCCAAGAGAGATCCCTGGTGTTTGCTGTTAAGGCCATGGGCCCTGAAGCCAGGCTAGCCCTCTACCCTATCTGTAAAACACGGATATGGTAATTCTTACCTCAAAGGGAAGGTGCATGGATTACATGACTCGGTGGGAGTAAAGtactgagaacagtgcctggcaatgTAAACCTTCAGTAACTGTCAGCCACATTTATgacggtggtgatgatggtggtgatgatggtggtgatggtggtgatgatggtggtgatgatggtgatgatgatggtgatggtgatgaggatggtgatgatgatgatggtggtgatgatgatgatgatgatgatggtgatgatggttgtgatgatgatggtggtaatgatggtggtgatgatggtgatggtgatgatggtgatgatgatggtaatgatggtggtggtgatgatgatgatggtggtgatgatgatggtgatgatggtggtgatgatggtgatgatgatggtggtgatgatggtgatgatgatgatgatggtggtgatgatgatgatggtggtgatgatggtggtaatgatggtggtgataacggtgatgatgatggtgatgatggtggtgatgatggtggtgatgatgatgatgatggtggtgatgatggtgctaatgatggtggtgatgatggtggtgatgatgatgatggtgatgattatgatggtggtggtgatgatgacgatttctccctctctctctctctctccctctctctctctctctctctctctctctctcataggaCTAACAGACAAAGAATACGGATGTGCTG
This genomic window from Ursus arctos isolate Adak ecotype North America unplaced genomic scaffold, UrsArc2.0 scaffold_19, whole genome shotgun sequence contains:
- the IGSF23 gene encoding immunoglobulin superfamily member 23 isoform X1, which gives rise to MRCPLDAGPGHSPAWRRLLLTGILITSCACSASLELPAPQSPDPLTEGASARLPFPGSPNGVLSTSWFRGHKARQESLIFPPEGLPGPNHTSQEMLDTQSSLIIGSGTAQDTVLETSRRRRSATEQIPGQASSNAVMLLTFPYASEGVIQSDLNYSVILECLASSITPKPVLHWTLNGEPYRTGSMLIIRKLSWEQLGTYVCTAKNSQGQYSSYPVTLSLPQDNVDPTDAEPIEPDPVLSVSGGAAISLLLAGNIGAVMLIGGIGFTIVHSIRYVLSFTPAMASRPLGPHKTQLTLQQDRSPTRSLIQEALDSGRRILTPDASTQSDSREQRDRKGFWSSSA
- the IGSF23 gene encoding immunoglobulin superfamily member 23 isoform X2; translation: MRCPLDAGPGHSPAWRRLLLTGILITSCACSASLELPAPQSPDPLTEGASARLPFPGSPNGVLSTSWFRGHKARQESLIFPPEGLPGPNHTSQEMLDTQSSLIIGSGTAQDTVLETSRRRRSATEQIPGQASSNAVMLLTFPYASEGVIQSDLNYSVILECLASSITPKPVLHWTLNGEPYRTGSMLIIRKLSWEQLGTYVCTAKNSQGQYSSYPVTLSLPQDNVDPTDAEPIEPDPVLSVSGGAAISLLLAGNIGAVMLIGGIGFTIVHSIRTNRQRIRMCC
- the IGSF23 gene encoding immunoglobulin superfamily member 23 isoform X3, whose translation is MRCPLDAGPGHSPAWRRLLLTGILITSCACSASLELPAPQSPDPLTEGASARLPFPGSPNGVLSTSWFRGHKARQESLIFPPEGLPGPNHTSQEMLDTQSSLIIGSGTAQDTVLETSRRRRSATEQIPGQASSNAVMLLTFPYASEGVIQSDLNYSVILECLASSITPKPVLHWTLNGEPYRTGSMLIIRKLSWEQLGTYVCTAKNSQGQYSSYPVTLSLPRLTDKEYGCAAEVGTCLSASEVGAQFFSTWGKIQSHNF
- the IGSF23 gene encoding immunoglobulin superfamily member 23 isoform X4 — translated: MRCPLDAGPGHSPAWRRLLLTGILITSCACSASLELPAPQSPDPLTEGASARLPFPGSPNGVLSTSWFRGHKARQESLIFPPEGLPGPNHTSQEMLDTQSSLIIGSGTAQDTVLETSRRRRSATEQIPGQASSNAVMLLTFPYASEGVIQSDLNYSVILECLASSITPKPVLHWTLNGEPYRTGSMLIIRKLSWEQLGTYVCTAKNSQGQYSSYPVTLSLPRLTDKEYGCAAEVGTCLSASEVMPGRAARESWGWDRI